The Prevotella melaninogenica genome window below encodes:
- a CDS encoding AraC family transcriptional regulator — MSTLYIKNMVCDRCKMAVSQTLQQVGLHPQKVELGEVSIEEDPSSVQLSTLRTALKELGFELLDDRRQQTIDHIKSALIRLVHYHDNQSSTNLSDYLSSELRQDYSALSKLFSEVEGKTIERYYIELRIERVKEFIRYDELTLTQIALRMNYSSVAYLSSQFKSVTGMTPSQFKGMKDNLRTPLDKL; from the coding sequence ATGAGTACACTTTATATTAAGAATATGGTTTGTGATCGCTGTAAAATGGCTGTTAGCCAAACTTTGCAGCAGGTCGGACTACACCCCCAAAAAGTTGAATTAGGTGAGGTTAGTATTGAGGAAGACCCTTCTTCTGTCCAACTTTCTACCCTTCGGACAGCCCTTAAAGAGCTTGGTTTCGAACTTCTTGACGATCGTCGTCAGCAAACCATCGATCACATCAAGTCTGCTTTAATCAGACTTGTACATTACCATGATAATCAAAGTTCAACTAATCTTAGTGATTATCTGTCATCTGAACTTCGTCAAGACTATAGTGCGCTTTCAAAACTCTTCTCTGAGGTCGAAGGAAAGACTATCGAAAGATATTATATTGAGTTGCGTATAGAGCGAGTGAAAGAGTTCATTCGTTATGATGAGTTGACTTTGACGCAGATAGCGCTTCGTATGAATTACTCTTCTGTGGCTTATCTTTCCAGCCAGTTTAAGTCTGTAACTGGCATGACTCCCAGTCAGTTCAAGGGAATGAAAGATAATCTTCGAACACCTTTGGATAAACTTTAG
- a CDS encoding heavy-metal-associated domain-containing protein, with translation MKKNVYAVSGMKCVHCKANVENALKALNGVVSAEANLEDANVTVEYDESKVNPSEIKEAVDNSGRYELSL, from the coding sequence ATGAAAAAGAATGTTTATGCAGTAAGTGGTATGAAGTGTGTACATTGTAAGGCAAATGTTGAGAATGCCTTAAAAGCACTCAATGGTGTAGTGTCTGCTGAAGCTAATCTTGAAGATGCTAATGTCACAGTAGAATATGACGAAAGTAAGGTTAATCCTTCTGAAATCAAGGAAGCTGTAGACAATAGCGGACGCTATGAGTTGAGTTTGTAA
- a CDS encoding ISAon1 family transposase N-terminal region protein, giving the protein MKSHQLLRCIFPDVLADYFDVVDIHESVSQFDFWLDERNFMEKSDHKLGTVSSYGFTSERVIQDFPLRGKAVYLHVRRRKWRDSSNGEIFTYSYDDLTAEGSKLSPEFVSFLKE; this is encoded by the coding sequence ATGAAGAGTCACCAATTATTACGTTGCATCTTTCCAGATGTACTTGCCGACTACTTTGATGTTGTCGATATTCACGAGAGTGTTTCGCAGTTTGACTTTTGGCTTGACGAGCGTAACTTTATGGAAAAGTCAGACCATAAGTTAGGCACTGTAAGCAGTTATGGTTTTACCAGCGAGCGTGTAATTCAGGACTTCCCCCTTCGTGGCAAAGCAGTTTACCTCCATGTTCGCCGTCGCAAGTGGCGTGACAGTTCCAACGGAGAGATATTTACTTATTCATATGATGACTTGACGGCCGAGGGCAGTAAACTATCCCCCGAGTTCGTTTCTTTTTTAAAAGAATAG
- a CDS encoding IS1634 family transposase yields MHANVQTRFNPATGDMAPYYRIKESYRDVQGHVHSLILLNIGFEPSLTAVQVRKIAYALTERFKTRSTPSLFKERLEGLTPIEQAKADEWWSRMEKEGGIDRFNKEEQKSLRKYENYIDLETANYTDARNVGAEWLCKQTIDKLQLEGFLRKNGWTENAIHTALSALIVRTVYAVSERSSYYYLRDNSAAGELYSGVPGWTPGINSLYKITDKLYELKEQLERHLCSVTDDIFNIDNKLMLFDLTNFYFEGSKRNSDKAKFGRSKEKRSDCKLLVLALCINQEGFIRYSSILEGNTADPKSLPNMIDTLAKRNPSRTKDTLVVMDAGVATEENLELIKKKGYNYLCVSRTKMKDYTLSDDNKSVTVMDARRQKITLKEVKTEDDEDYYLEITSPSKAMTESSMNRVWKERFEMELQRINDGISKKGGTKTYEKVVERTGRAIQKYPSIAKFYQISYIKNEKILKEMLRVDWEIKDLSAMESGHGVYFLRSNVRTLSERVTWEYYNLIREIECTNRQLKNDLNLRPIYHQKDERSDAHLFFGLLAYWVVNTIRCQLKREGESCYWTEIVRRMSTQKLVTTKGKNPLGETIEMRQCGSPSKQAKQIYDKLNLKHSPFKKNKICRTQSP; encoded by the coding sequence ATGCACGCAAATGTACAGACACGATTCAACCCTGCCACAGGCGACATGGCTCCTTATTATCGCATCAAGGAGTCATATCGTGACGTGCAGGGTCATGTACATTCGCTAATTCTGTTGAACATAGGTTTTGAACCTTCACTTACTGCTGTACAGGTTCGAAAAATTGCATACGCTCTTACCGAACGCTTCAAAACCAGAAGTACACCCTCGCTTTTCAAAGAACGCCTTGAGGGACTTACTCCTATTGAACAGGCAAAGGCTGACGAATGGTGGAGCCGTATGGAGAAAGAAGGTGGAATCGATCGGTTTAATAAGGAAGAGCAGAAGTCGCTGAGAAAATATGAGAACTACATTGACCTCGAGACGGCAAACTATACTGACGCAAGGAATGTTGGTGCAGAGTGGCTCTGCAAGCAGACGATAGACAAGCTGCAGTTAGAGGGTTTTCTGCGCAAAAACGGGTGGACGGAGAATGCGATACACACGGCTTTGTCAGCATTGATTGTTCGCACGGTATATGCAGTCTCTGAACGTTCATCTTATTATTATTTGCGCGATAACTCAGCTGCTGGCGAACTTTACAGTGGAGTTCCTGGCTGGACACCAGGGATCAATTCTCTGTATAAAATCACTGACAAGTTGTATGAACTAAAGGAACAGTTAGAGCGTCATCTGTGCAGCGTTACTGACGATATCTTTAATATAGACAACAAGTTGATGCTCTTCGACTTAACCAACTTCTATTTCGAGGGTAGTAAGCGTAATAGCGATAAAGCCAAGTTCGGTCGTTCAAAAGAAAAACGCTCTGACTGTAAGCTACTTGTACTTGCATTATGTATCAATCAAGAAGGTTTTATACGTTATTCTTCTATCTTAGAGGGTAATACAGCAGATCCCAAGTCTCTACCCAATATGATTGATACGCTGGCAAAGAGGAATCCATCACGAACCAAGGATACGCTTGTTGTCATGGATGCAGGTGTTGCCACGGAAGAGAACTTGGAGCTAATAAAGAAAAAGGGTTACAATTATCTCTGCGTATCCCGTACGAAAATGAAAGACTATACGCTCAGTGATGATAACAAGAGTGTTACGGTAATGGATGCCCGTCGGCAGAAGATAACGCTGAAAGAGGTTAAGACAGAGGATGATGAGGATTATTATCTCGAAATAACATCTCCTTCGAAAGCTATGACAGAGTCGTCCATGAACAGGGTTTGGAAAGAGCGTTTTGAGATGGAACTGCAGAGGATAAACGATGGAATCTCCAAGAAAGGTGGAACAAAAACCTATGAAAAGGTTGTTGAACGTACAGGACGTGCCATACAGAAGTACCCTTCTATAGCGAAATTCTACCAGATAAGCTACATAAAAAATGAGAAGATACTCAAGGAGATGCTGCGTGTAGACTGGGAGATAAAAGACCTCTCGGCAATGGAATCTGGTCACGGAGTCTATTTCCTCCGCAGCAATGTCAGGACACTTTCTGAGCGTGTGACATGGGAATACTACAATCTCATTCGTGAAATAGAATGTACGAACAGACAACTAAAGAATGATCTCAACCTCCGTCCTATCTATCATCAGAAAGATGAGCGAAGCGACGCACACCTTTTCTTCGGTTTATTAGCCTACTGGGTGGTAAACACCATCCGTTGTCAATTAAAACGAGAAGGAGAATCCTGTTACTGGACCGAGATAGTACGACGTATGAGCACCCAAAAGCTCGTCACCACAAAAGGGAAGAATCCATTAGGTGAAACCATCGAGATGCGCCAATGTGGTAGTCCTTCGAAGCAAGCAAAACAAATATACGATAAGTTGAACTTAAAACACTCACCATTCAAAAAGAATAAAATTTGTAGGACACAGAGCCCATAA
- a CDS encoding MATE family efflux transporter: protein MHGHTDNYTFLTQAPVHRVIVTMAIPTIISMLVTGLYNIADTFFVGKIDTQATAAVGIVFSLMFFVQAMGFFFGHGSGNYISRELGARRHENAVKMASTGFFSSFFFGLVILILGEIFLTPLSLMLGSTATILPYTEDYMQVILLGAPFLTSSLTLNNQMRLQGNAKFAMFGIVTGAMLNVILDPILIFTCGLGVSGAAWATVIGQAVSFVILFLMTRRGENIAIHFRNFSPSLQRYKEIFYGGSPSMMRQGLACIATMSLNLAAGVYGDSAIAAMSIVGRIAMLSFAVVIGLGQGFQPVCGFCYGAGLYDRLKEAYKFTVTIGTIFLIVLAIIGWMISGTLIGVFRDDPEVIAIGVVALRWQLCVFPVNALILASNMLAQTCRKPWRANFLAAARQGLFFIPLIFILPSYFGLLGVEMCQAVSDVLSFTLTVPIVIYTFREFTREAAAKKTTV, encoded by the coding sequence ATGCATGGACATACAGATAATTATACCTTCCTAACGCAAGCACCAGTTCATCGAGTCATTGTCACGATGGCTATACCGACTATTATCTCAATGCTTGTGACGGGATTATATAATATTGCCGACACGTTCTTTGTTGGTAAGATTGATACACAAGCAACTGCAGCAGTGGGAATAGTGTTCTCTCTAATGTTTTTTGTGCAAGCAATGGGCTTTTTCTTTGGGCATGGTTCGGGCAATTATATCTCTCGTGAGTTGGGCGCACGTCGCCATGAGAACGCTGTGAAAATGGCTTCAACAGGTTTTTTTAGCTCGTTCTTTTTCGGATTAGTTATCCTTATTCTTGGCGAGATATTCCTCACTCCACTTTCCTTGATGCTTGGTAGTACAGCTACCATCCTTCCTTACACAGAAGACTATATGCAAGTCATCCTACTTGGCGCACCTTTCTTGACCTCATCACTTACCTTGAACAACCAGATGCGATTGCAGGGAAACGCCAAGTTTGCTATGTTTGGAATCGTTACGGGAGCTATGTTAAACGTAATTCTTGACCCAATCCTCATCTTTACTTGCGGTTTGGGTGTTAGCGGTGCTGCGTGGGCAACAGTGATAGGACAGGCTGTGTCCTTCGTTATTCTTTTCTTAATGACGCGCAGAGGAGAGAATATAGCCATTCATTTTCGTAATTTCTCACCCTCATTACAGCGTTATAAGGAGATATTCTATGGTGGCAGTCCTTCCATGATGAGGCAGGGATTGGCTTGTATTGCCACAATGTCCTTAAACTTAGCAGCAGGTGTTTATGGCGATTCGGCTATTGCAGCGATGAGTATTGTTGGGCGTATTGCCATGCTTTCCTTTGCTGTTGTCATCGGATTGGGACAAGGATTTCAGCCAGTCTGTGGCTTCTGCTATGGTGCAGGCTTATATGACAGGTTGAAGGAAGCCTATAAGTTTACTGTAACTATTGGTACGATTTTTCTTATCGTGTTAGCTATTATTGGCTGGATGATAAGCGGAACGTTGATAGGTGTCTTCCGTGATGACCCCGAGGTGATTGCTATTGGTGTTGTAGCCTTGCGATGGCAGCTTTGTGTTTTTCCTGTTAATGCTCTTATTTTGGCAAGCAATATGCTTGCTCAGACCTGCCGTAAGCCGTGGCGTGCGAACTTTTTGGCAGCAGCCCGACAAGGTTTGTTCTTTATTCCGCTGATATTTATTCTTCCATCTTATTTTGGGCTGTTAGGTGTTGAGATGTGCCAAGCCGTCAGTGACGTACTCTCTTTCACGCTTACAGTACCTATTGTTATTTATACCTTCCGTGAGTTTACACGTGAAGCAGCAGCAAAGAAAACAACAGTATGA
- a CDS encoding heavy metal translocating P-type ATPase — protein MKQTIPVIGMACSSCSANIEKKLNTLKGVNSASVSLPGRSALIDFNPQVISLEKMKAEINALGYDLVIDKETSVDEIEKREYVLLKRKTVLSWLFSIAVMCVSMRWIDLGSRDITNQVALLIALANMLYCGRQFYVSSFRQLRHGSANMDTLVALSTGIAFLFSAFNTFWGDAVWASRGVVWHTYFDASVMIITFVLTGRLLEEKAKDGTASSIRQMMGMAPKTAHIVDGDKIEEVPLSTIEVGDVLEVRPGEKVPVDGEVIWAESFMTADAAYVDESMITGEPTPAEKKKGSKVLAGTIPSQGKFRMRARQVGEDTALAHIIKMVQEAQGSKAPVQRIVDKAALVFVPVVACIALVTFLLWWLIGGNSALPQAIMSAVAVLVIACPCAMGLATPTALMVGIGKAAQKQILIKDAAALESLRKVDVLVTDKTGTLTIPNKNIDFTKADNLPFEERETLKPNAREAMDELQKKGIEVYMMSGDKDEAARYWAEKAGIKHYHSKVLPQDKENLVRQLQAEGKRVAMVGDGINDTQALALADVSIAIGKGTDVAMDVAQVTLMGDDLSAIPEAIQLSRNTVRMIWENLFWAFIYNIVCIPLAAGLLYAFGIDWQITPSLASALMAFSSVSVVLNSLRLRWMK, from the coding sequence ATGAAACAGACAATTCCAGTTATAGGTATGGCTTGTTCCTCCTGTTCAGCCAATATAGAGAAGAAGTTGAATACACTCAAGGGTGTTAATTCTGCTTCTGTTTCGCTACCTGGTCGTTCAGCCTTGATTGATTTCAATCCTCAGGTAATCTCACTTGAGAAGATGAAGGCTGAAATCAATGCACTCGGATATGACTTAGTGATAGATAAGGAGACGTCGGTAGACGAGATAGAGAAGCGTGAGTATGTACTCCTAAAGCGTAAGACAGTGTTGTCATGGTTGTTCTCAATCGCTGTGATGTGTGTGTCTATGCGATGGATAGACTTGGGTTCTCGTGATATTACCAATCAGGTTGCATTATTGATAGCTTTGGCAAATATGCTTTATTGCGGTCGCCAGTTCTATGTATCTTCGTTTAGACAGTTGCGTCATGGCAGTGCAAACATGGATACATTGGTGGCTTTGTCTACGGGTATTGCCTTTCTTTTCAGTGCGTTTAACACGTTTTGGGGAGATGCAGTATGGGCAAGTAGGGGAGTTGTATGGCACACCTACTTTGATGCTTCAGTAATGATTATTACCTTCGTTTTGACTGGTAGACTGTTAGAAGAGAAGGCTAAAGACGGTACGGCATCTTCTATTCGTCAGATGATGGGTATGGCTCCGAAGACAGCACATATCGTTGATGGCGACAAGATAGAGGAGGTTCCACTCTCAACCATTGAGGTTGGGGATGTTTTGGAGGTTCGTCCTGGTGAAAAGGTACCTGTAGATGGTGAGGTGATTTGGGCAGAAAGCTTTATGACAGCTGATGCAGCCTACGTTGATGAGAGTATGATAACGGGTGAACCAACGCCTGCGGAGAAGAAAAAAGGCTCAAAGGTGTTGGCAGGAACAATACCAAGTCAAGGTAAGTTCCGTATGCGTGCTCGTCAAGTTGGTGAGGACACAGCCTTAGCTCACATAATTAAAATGGTGCAAGAAGCACAAGGTTCAAAGGCTCCAGTCCAACGAATCGTTGATAAGGCAGCCTTAGTATTTGTACCAGTGGTAGCTTGTATTGCTCTTGTTACCTTCCTTTTATGGTGGTTGATAGGTGGGAATAGTGCTTTACCACAGGCAATCATGTCGGCTGTAGCCGTCTTAGTCATTGCTTGTCCATGTGCAATGGGATTGGCAACACCTACTGCGCTTATGGTTGGTATTGGTAAAGCTGCTCAGAAGCAAATCCTTATTAAGGATGCTGCAGCCTTAGAGAGTCTGCGTAAGGTAGATGTGTTGGTGACCGATAAGACTGGTACTTTGACCATACCTAATAAGAACATCGACTTTACAAAGGCTGATAACCTTCCTTTTGAAGAGCGTGAAACATTAAAGCCTAATGCTCGTGAGGCAATGGATGAGCTGCAGAAGAAGGGGATTGAGGTCTATATGATGAGTGGAGATAAGGACGAGGCGGCTCGTTATTGGGCTGAAAAGGCTGGTATAAAACACTATCATAGTAAGGTGTTACCACAAGATAAGGAGAATCTTGTTAGACAGCTGCAAGCCGAAGGGAAGCGAGTAGCAATGGTTGGTGACGGTATTAACGATACACAAGCCTTGGCTTTGGCAGATGTAAGTATTGCTATTGGTAAGGGAACGGACGTAGCTATGGATGTAGCACAGGTGACACTCATGGGAGATGATTTGTCTGCTATCCCAGAAGCGATACAGTTGAGTCGCAATACAGTACGTATGATTTGGGAGAATCTCTTCTGGGCTTTCATCTATAACATTGTTTGTATCCCATTAGCAGCAGGTTTGCTTTATGCTTTTGGCATTGATTGGCAGATTACTCCATCGTTGGCAAGTGCGCTGATGGCATTCTCCAGTGTTAGTGTTGTACTTAACAGTCTTCGCTTACGGTGGATGAAATAG
- the rlmD gene encoding 23S rRNA (uracil(1939)-C(5))-methyltransferase RlmD, which produces MSRKRKPLPILENVTIEAVAAEGKCVAHVDDKVIFVPFVVPGDIVDLQVRKKKRSYCEATVIRFISKSAVRQEPMCEHFGICGGCKWQNLPYEEQLKAKQQQVYDQLSRIGKVELPEFRPIMGSVHTKEYRNKLEFGCANKRWYTEEELKALPKGVGLAEGAIGFHITGAFDKVYPIEKCWLMDDLCNKIRKAIRDYAFSTGMKFYDIRAQHGLLRDIMVRNSNTGEWMVLVQFHYDEEGDDERAKALMQHIADRFPQISSLFYVDNQKGNDTFNDLELTLFKGNDHIFETMEDLRFKVGPKSFYQTNTEQAYHLYSVAREFANLTGNELVYDLYTGTGTIANFVAKKAQKVIGIEYVPEAIEDAKVNSEVNKIDNTLFYAGDMKDILTEDFISEHGRPDVIITDPPRAGMHPDVVNVILGASPKRIVYVSCNPATQARDLALLDADYKVSAVQPVDMFPQTPHVENVVLLEKR; this is translated from the coding sequence ATGAGTAGAAAAAGAAAGCCATTACCCATTCTGGAGAATGTCACAATAGAAGCTGTGGCGGCCGAAGGTAAATGTGTTGCACATGTTGATGATAAAGTTATTTTTGTTCCTTTTGTTGTACCAGGGGACATAGTTGACCTTCAGGTGCGCAAGAAGAAGCGTAGTTATTGTGAAGCTACAGTCATACGCTTCATCAGTAAAAGTGCTGTACGTCAGGAACCTATGTGTGAACACTTTGGCATCTGTGGTGGATGTAAGTGGCAAAACCTTCCTTACGAAGAACAGTTGAAAGCAAAGCAACAACAAGTATATGATCAACTGAGTCGTATTGGCAAGGTTGAGCTCCCTGAGTTTCGTCCAATCATGGGTTCAGTACACACCAAGGAATATCGTAACAAGCTCGAATTTGGTTGTGCTAATAAGCGTTGGTATACAGAAGAAGAGTTAAAAGCTCTACCAAAAGGCGTTGGCTTGGCTGAAGGAGCCATTGGCTTCCATATTACAGGTGCCTTTGACAAGGTATATCCTATAGAGAAATGCTGGTTGATGGACGACCTCTGCAACAAGATTCGCAAGGCTATACGCGACTATGCATTCTCTACTGGAATGAAGTTCTACGATATTCGTGCACAACATGGCTTATTGCGAGATATTATGGTGCGCAACTCTAATACAGGCGAATGGATGGTACTTGTACAGTTCCACTATGATGAGGAGGGAGACGATGAGCGTGCAAAGGCATTAATGCAGCATATTGCAGACCGTTTTCCACAAATTTCTTCGCTCTTCTACGTTGATAATCAGAAAGGTAACGATACATTCAACGACCTTGAACTAACACTTTTCAAAGGTAATGACCATATCTTTGAAACGATGGAAGACTTAAGATTCAAGGTGGGACCAAAGAGTTTCTACCAGACCAATACAGAACAGGCATATCACCTCTATTCTGTTGCACGCGAATTTGCCAACCTTACAGGTAACGAGCTTGTATATGACCTCTATACGGGTACGGGTACAATTGCTAACTTCGTAGCAAAGAAAGCTCAGAAAGTAATTGGTATTGAATATGTTCCAGAGGCAATAGAAGATGCAAAGGTTAACTCAGAAGTCAACAAGATTGACAACACACTATTCTATGCAGGTGACATGAAAGACATTCTTACAGAGGACTTTATCAGTGAGCATGGACGTCCGGACGTTATCATCACAGACCCTCCACGTGCAGGTATGCATCCAGACGTTGTGAACGTTATACTCGGAGCAAGTCCAAAGCGAATTGTTTACGTCAGTTGCAACCCTGCAACACAAGCGCGTGACCTTGCTCTGCTCGATGCAGACTATAAAGTTTCTGCCGTCCAACCTGTAGACATGTTCCCACAAACACCACACGTTGAGAACGTTGTCTTATTGGAGAAACGATAA
- a CDS encoding aldose 1-epimerase — translation MKQLYAILTVAMLSVVLCSHAQEQVQIRLVNGNGMEAVISNYGARLVSLTAHNWNGRLEPVVKGYTNKEEYLKDRTLGATLIYFGKNNEETLSGKTWELVSSDNQSVTLRYVTSQGENGLDGKLNATVTYTLSDQNALDVDYRIATTAETKLEVTNGICFNLSGEMHRSILKQHLWIDAVQINTYNIKRQLTGVLQRIKNTPFDFTKPREIGERIKSTSKGYDNAYQLRHPDNMQKAAAILFDAQSGRAMTVYSSEPTLNINTYGKESCGISLQPIHAGYNSGMDKVSNELYPGQVFHGATVFFFTTDPPLIMRTK, via the coding sequence ATGAAGCAGTTATATGCAATACTGACAGTAGCAATGCTTAGCGTTGTTCTCTGTTCACACGCACAAGAGCAGGTACAAATCCGACTTGTGAACGGAAATGGTATGGAGGCAGTTATCAGTAACTATGGTGCTCGCCTTGTCTCACTTACTGCCCACAACTGGAATGGTAGGTTAGAGCCTGTCGTAAAAGGATATACCAATAAGGAGGAGTATTTGAAAGATCGGACTTTAGGTGCTACGCTCATCTACTTTGGTAAAAATAATGAGGAGACACTGTCTGGAAAGACATGGGAACTTGTTAGTTCTGACAACCAATCAGTTACACTACGATATGTGACTTCACAAGGAGAGAATGGATTAGATGGAAAGTTAAACGCCACAGTTACTTACACCCTATCTGACCAAAACGCCCTTGATGTAGACTATCGTATTGCAACGACAGCCGAAACCAAATTGGAAGTAACAAATGGTATTTGCTTCAACTTGTCAGGAGAGATGCACCGCTCTATCCTCAAACAACATCTCTGGATTGATGCTGTTCAGATAAACACCTACAACATTAAAAGACAGTTGACAGGTGTGCTTCAACGTATAAAAAACACTCCATTCGACTTTACCAAACCAAGAGAAATTGGTGAGCGTATCAAGAGTACGAGTAAGGGATACGACAATGCCTATCAGTTGCGACATCCTGATAACATGCAGAAGGCTGCAGCAATCCTCTTTGATGCACAGAGTGGACGTGCTATGACAGTCTACTCAAGTGAACCAACACTCAATATTAACACATATGGTAAGGAGAGTTGCGGTATCTCATTACAGCCAATACATGCTGGATATAATAGTGGTATGGATAAAGTAAGTAACGAATTGTATCCTGGACAGGTGTTCCATGGGGCAACGGTATTCTTCTTTACGACTGATCCTCCATTGATAATGCGCACCAAATAA
- a CDS encoding IS982 family transposase: MITKDKITEIFCIADDFCKEFELETDKIGLSEKNKGCHRHRRWRMSKSEIITILICFHFNSYRNFRHYYTFFVKEHLADLFPNQLSYNRFLELEARVSVEMMMFLQICCFGRCTGISFIDSTCIPVCHNKRICRNKVFRNYAVRGKSTMGWYFGFKLHLICNERGEILNFMLTKANVDDRDKNVFNRLTDKVFGKLFADKGYISQGLFERLFNDGINLVTGIRSNMKNKLMPLYDRLLLRKKSVIETINDELKNVAQLVHSRHRSIFNFAMNVLSAIAAYSFFEKKPAVNIDFAIEQHSGQLTLF, encoded by the coding sequence ATGATTACCAAGGACAAAATTACTGAAATTTTCTGTATTGCAGATGATTTCTGCAAAGAGTTTGAGTTAGAAACTGATAAAATAGGTCTCTCAGAAAAGAATAAAGGATGTCATCGCCATCGCAGGTGGCGTATGAGTAAGTCTGAAATCATAACGATTTTAATTTGCTTCCACTTTAATTCCTATCGTAATTTTCGTCACTATTATACCTTTTTCGTTAAAGAGCATTTAGCAGATTTATTTCCAAATCAATTGTCTTATAATCGTTTTCTTGAATTAGAGGCAAGAGTCTCTGTAGAGATGATGATGTTCCTGCAGATATGTTGTTTTGGGAGGTGTACTGGTATTAGTTTTATTGACTCAACTTGTATTCCAGTTTGCCATAATAAACGTATTTGTCGCAATAAGGTTTTTAGAAATTATGCAGTAAGAGGGAAAAGTACAATGGGATGGTATTTTGGATTCAAACTACATCTTATCTGTAATGAAAGAGGTGAGATTCTAAACTTTATGCTCACTAAAGCAAATGTTGATGACCGAGACAAAAATGTATTTAATAGGTTGACAGACAAAGTGTTTGGTAAATTATTTGCAGACAAAGGGTACATTTCTCAAGGATTATTTGAGCGATTGTTCAATGATGGAATAAATTTAGTTACTGGCATTAGGAGTAACATGAAAAATAAACTGATGCCACTTTATGATAGACTTCTTTTAAGGAAAAAATCTGTAATAGAGACTATCAATGATGAGCTAAAGAATGTAGCTCAATTAGTGCATTCAAGGCATAGAAGCATATTTAATTTCGCAATGAATGTTCTCTCTGCTATTGCAGCCTACAGCTTCTTTGAGAAGAAGCCAGCAGTGAACATAGACTTTGCTATAGAGCAACATTCGGGACAGCTTACATTATTCTAA
- a CDS encoding IS4 family transposase, with amino-acid sequence MYKDKYVFAQLVSFLDRNHFNYLVRKYGGDKYVKFFSCWNQLLTLIFGQLSNRESLRDLIVAINAHQKKSYHLGFGKHVTKSNLAKANQNRDYRISEDFAYFLVDEARRKCAVDIFKLAGNIYAFDSKTIDLCLDVFWWAKFRKHKGGIKIHTLYDIETQIPTFFHITSAKVNDVNAMDVIPYEIGSYYVFDRGYNDFKRLYRIKTLDSFFVVRSKKNLQ; translated from the coding sequence ATGTATAAAGACAAATACGTTTTCGCTCAGTTAGTCTCATTTCTTGACAGAAATCACTTCAATTATCTCGTACGTAAATACGGAGGTGATAAGTATGTGAAGTTCTTTAGTTGCTGGAATCAGTTGCTTACCCTCATATTTGGTCAACTTAGTAATCGAGAAAGTCTTCGTGATCTAATAGTCGCTATCAATGCTCACCAAAAGAAAAGTTATCACCTAGGATTTGGCAAACATGTGACAAAGAGTAATCTTGCCAAAGCAAATCAGAATCGAGACTATCGCATCTCTGAGGATTTTGCTTATTTTCTTGTTGATGAAGCTAGGCGTAAGTGCGCCGTTGACATCTTTAAGCTAGCTGGCAATATCTATGCATTCGACTCTAAGACAATAGATTTGTGTCTGGACGTATTCTGGTGGGCAAAGTTTCGCAAACATAAGGGTGGTATTAAAATACATACTCTCTACGACATTGAGACTCAAATACCAACATTCTTCCATATCACGAGTGCTAAAGTGAATGATGTCAATGCAATGGACGTAATCCCTTATGAAATAGGCTCATACTATGTTTTTGATCGAGGTTATAATGACTTTAAACGACTCTATAGAATCAAGACATTAGATTCTTTCTTTGTGGTCAGGTCCAAGAAGAATCTCCAGTAG